From a single Brassica napus cultivar Da-Ae chromosome C9, Da-Ae, whole genome shotgun sequence genomic region:
- the BNAC09G13390D gene encoding uncharacterized protein BNAC09G13390D has protein sequence MSSGWVKSWQCKSKAFDDVYNPNPIHLMSSYSCRRSTQNLKDVINTKKTKPKPKPKKQESDPVSSPSTRIRSSVVRDPLLPTLTELAEGHQSRNVVEIIFQTSWGPKPFPGRIDMIFKVQNGSKTMTRFEEYREAVKTKSVGKSREDNARSVADGNETMRFYCLGPSYGGGAWGILGGKGGGASIYTFAGSCMAHEKAGGGKGRKAMLVCRVIAGRVMKRNELRYDSVDSDVRSRFDSLSGGDGELLVFDTRAVLPCFLIVYRL, from the coding sequence ATGTCTAGTGGGTGGGTCAAATCGTGGCAGTGTAAGTCGAAAGCTTTCGATGATGTTTACAATCCGAATCCGATACATCTAATGTCAAGCTACAGTTGCAGAAGAAGCACACAGAACCTAAAAGACGTGATCAACACTAAAaaaaccaaacccaaacccaaacccaaaaaaCAAGAATCCGACCCGGTTTCAAGCCCTTCGACACGGATTCGATCATCTGTAGTTCGTGACCCGCTTTTGCCGACACTAACAGAGCTTGCGGAGGGGCATCAGTCTCGTAACGTGGTGGAGATTATTTTCCAGACAAGCTGGGGCCCGAAACCGTTTCCGGGTCGGATCGATATGATCTTCAAAGTGCAAAACGGGTCAAAGACTATGACCCGGTTCGAGGAGTATCGTGAAGCCGTGAAGACTAAAAGCGTCGGGAAATCGCGTGAGGACAACGCGCGTTCGGTCGCCGACGGGAACGAGACGATGAGGTTTTACTGTTTGGGTCCGAGTTACGGCGGTGGCGCGTGGGGAATTCTCGGAGGAAAAGGTGGCGGCGCGTCGATATATACATTCGCCGGGAGTTGCATGGCGCATGAAAAGGCGGGTGGAGGTAAAGGGAGGAAGGCGATGCTTGTTTGCCGGGTTATAGCGGGACGAGTCATGAAGCGAAACGAGTTAAGGTACGACTCGGTTGACTCGGACGTTCGATCTCGGTTTGACTCACTGAGTGGTGGCGACGGCGAGCTGCTCGTGTTCGATACACGTGCAGTACTGCCTTGTTTTCTCATAGTCTACCGCCTGTAA